A DNA window from Kitasatospora viridis contains the following coding sequences:
- a CDS encoding saccharopine dehydrogenase NADP-binding domain-containing protein, with product MGSQQLVAVFGAYGHTGRFVVAELRERGYRPVLVGRDAAKLADLAAETGFEARPASAQDPAALDRALAGTAAVVNCAGPFAHTGAPLVEAALRAGIPYLDVAAELEANLDTFAAFGDRARAAGVPVVPAMAFYGGLGDLLATAAMGDWSSADEVHVAYGLNGWHPTAGTREAGAVSRERRGGGRLVFTGGELRRREDGALPGLDWSFPEPLGRRAVLGEFTMADVVTIPSHLAVSEVVTYMTVEAARDIASPDTPAPAAVDEQGRSAQTFVVDVLVRSGGTERRAVASGRDIYAITAPLVVEALDRVLTGRTTGATGVTSAGVLFDPADFLHALAAQLKVELPV from the coding sequence ATGGGATCGCAGCAGCTGGTGGCCGTGTTCGGCGCCTACGGCCACACCGGCCGGTTCGTGGTGGCGGAGCTGCGCGAGCGCGGCTACCGGCCGGTGCTGGTCGGGCGCGACGCCGCGAAGCTGGCTGACCTGGCCGCGGAGACGGGCTTCGAGGCCCGCCCCGCCTCGGCGCAGGACCCGGCGGCGCTGGACCGCGCGCTGGCCGGCACGGCCGCCGTGGTCAACTGCGCCGGGCCGTTCGCCCACACCGGTGCGCCGCTGGTCGAGGCCGCGCTGCGGGCCGGGATCCCGTACCTGGACGTGGCGGCCGAGCTGGAGGCCAACCTCGACACCTTCGCGGCCTTCGGCGACCGGGCCCGGGCGGCCGGGGTGCCGGTGGTGCCCGCGATGGCCTTCTACGGCGGCCTCGGCGACCTGCTCGCGACGGCCGCGATGGGGGACTGGAGCTCGGCCGACGAGGTGCACGTCGCCTACGGCCTGAACGGCTGGCACCCCACCGCCGGCACCCGGGAGGCCGGCGCGGTCTCCCGCGAGCGGCGCGGCGGCGGCCGACTGGTCTTCACCGGCGGCGAGTTGCGGCGCCGGGAGGACGGCGCGCTGCCGGGGCTGGACTGGTCCTTCCCCGAGCCGCTGGGCCGCCGCGCGGTGCTGGGCGAGTTCACCATGGCCGACGTGGTCACCATCCCCAGCCACCTGGCGGTCTCCGAGGTGGTCACCTACATGACGGTCGAGGCGGCCCGGGACATCGCCTCCCCCGACACCCCGGCCCCCGCCGCGGTGGACGAGCAGGGCCGGTCCGCGCAGACCTTCGTGGTGGACGTGCTGGTCCGCTCCGGCGGCACCGAGCGGCGCGCCGTGGCGAGCGGCCGGGACATCTACGCGATCACCGCCCCGCTGGTGGTGGAGGCGCTGGACCGGGTCCTCACCGGCCGCACCACCGGGGCGACCGGCGTCACCTCGGCCGGCGTGCTCTTCGACCCGGCCGACTTCCTGCACGCGCTCGCGGCGCAGCTCAAGGTCGAGCTGCCGGTCTGA
- a CDS encoding alpha/beta fold hydrolase yields MRMRIDGTDIEYDETGSGPAVVLVHAGCADRRMWQAQFTALGRTHRVIRYDWRGRGRSGDPVGPFAHHRDLIALLDALEVERAAVVGASDGGRIALDAVLSAPRRFGALALLASGLSGHLWPASLVERARERVHSLVPEERLRRYRQGGAQVDPADVDAWAEAEAELLVAGPQRTRRALDRAVWQLAVEMDRLTSRRLWEGPSVPEQPLSPPASGRLAEVAVPTLVVSGLADSPEILAVSRLLADGIPHARHLELPDTGHLPAMERPAEVTAALGELLGSLSAAAGRRTVG; encoded by the coding sequence ATGAGGATGCGAATCGACGGAACGGACATCGAGTACGACGAGACCGGGTCCGGCCCGGCCGTCGTCCTGGTGCACGCCGGCTGCGCGGACCGCCGGATGTGGCAGGCCCAGTTCACCGCGCTCGGCCGCACGCACCGGGTGATCCGCTACGACTGGCGCGGGCGCGGCCGCTCCGGGGACCCGGTCGGCCCGTTCGCCCACCACCGGGACCTGATCGCGCTGCTGGACGCCCTGGAGGTGGAGCGGGCGGCCGTGGTGGGCGCCTCGGACGGCGGCCGGATCGCGCTGGACGCGGTGCTCAGCGCGCCGCGGCGGTTCGGCGCGCTCGCCCTGCTGGCGTCCGGGCTCTCCGGGCACCTGTGGCCGGCCTCGCTGGTGGAGCGGGCCCGGGAGCGGGTGCACAGCCTGGTGCCCGAGGAGCGGTTGCGGCGCTACCGGCAGGGCGGGGCGCAGGTGGATCCGGCCGACGTGGACGCGTGGGCCGAGGCGGAGGCCGAGCTGCTGGTCGCCGGGCCGCAGCGGACCCGGCGCGCACTGGACCGCGCGGTCTGGCAACTGGCCGTCGAGATGGACCGGTTGACCAGTCGGCGGCTCTGGGAGGGCCCGTCCGTGCCCGAGCAGCCGCTCTCTCCGCCGGCCAGCGGGCGGCTCGCCGAGGTGGCCGTCCCCACCCTGGTGGTCTCCGGCCTGGCCGACTCCCCGGAGATCCTCGCCGTCTCCCGCCTGCTGGCCGACGGCATCCCGCACGCCCGCCACCTGGAGCTCCCCGACACCGGCCACCTGCCGGCCATGGAGCGCCCGGCGGAGGTCACGGCCGCGCTGGGTGAACTGCTCGGCAGCCTGTCGGCGGCGGCAGGCCGACGGACCGTCGGCTGA
- a CDS encoding endo alpha-1,4 polygalactosaminidase has translation MTAGRAATGWWRALLLAGLLVALAGCAGDGDGDDGGAPSQAASPTPPASPVALRWTPTVGDRWQYQLQTNPDPRFAATGGVDVDGVCVVPVSGGAPVCPQVWDVDLFDVSGHPNSAAVTAIHRRGGRAVCYLDVGALEKGRPDEGTIRAWAAEHPGAHLIGGPVAGYEESENWLNIGDSGAREFLVGVMAARMAECAAAGFDGVEGDLVEAYQHPRAETGSAIGADDQLVYNRSLADAAHRYGLAAGLKNDAQQAPELGEVFDFSVDESCVRFDECQPLADGFLNRGKPVFHVEYLTEWQTGDPSVPCRAASALGFSTIVKQSSPTLADLPYHPCR, from the coding sequence GTGACGGCGGGTCGGGCCGCGACCGGGTGGTGGCGGGCGCTGCTGCTGGCCGGCCTGCTGGTCGCGCTCGCCGGGTGCGCGGGCGACGGTGACGGCGATGACGGCGGCGCCCCGAGCCAGGCCGCCTCACCCACCCCGCCCGCCTCGCCGGTGGCGCTGCGGTGGACGCCGACGGTCGGTGACCGCTGGCAGTACCAGTTGCAGACGAACCCGGACCCGCGGTTCGCGGCCACCGGGGGCGTCGACGTGGACGGCGTGTGCGTGGTGCCGGTGTCCGGCGGCGCGCCGGTCTGCCCCCAGGTGTGGGACGTCGATCTGTTCGACGTCTCGGGCCACCCCAACTCGGCTGCGGTGACGGCGATCCACCGGCGCGGCGGCCGGGCGGTGTGCTACCTCGACGTCGGTGCGCTGGAGAAGGGCCGCCCCGACGAGGGGACGATCCGCGCCTGGGCCGCCGAACACCCCGGGGCGCACCTGATCGGCGGGCCGGTGGCGGGCTACGAGGAGAGCGAGAACTGGCTGAACATCGGCGACTCGGGCGCGCGGGAGTTCCTGGTCGGCGTGATGGCGGCGCGGATGGCCGAGTGCGCGGCGGCGGGCTTCGACGGGGTGGAGGGCGACCTGGTGGAGGCCTACCAGCACCCGCGCGCCGAGACCGGGTCGGCGATCGGCGCGGACGACCAGCTCGTCTACAACCGGTCGTTGGCCGATGCGGCGCACCGGTACGGCCTGGCGGCGGGCCTGAAGAACGACGCCCAGCAGGCGCCGGAGCTGGGCGAGGTCTTCGACTTCTCGGTGGACGAGAGCTGCGTCAGGTTCGACGAGTGTCAACCGCTGGCCGACGGCTTCCTGAACCGCGGGAAGCCGGTCTTCCACGTCGAGTACCTGACGGAGTGGCAGACCGGCGACCCGTCCGTCCCGTGCCGGGCGGCGTCCGCGCTCGGCTTCAGCACGATCGTGAAGCAGAGCAGCCCGACCCTCGCCGACCTGCCCTACCACCCCTGCCGATGA
- a CDS encoding TetR/AcrR family transcriptional regulator C-terminal domain-containing protein, whose protein sequence is MTTGAPTPPRSRRERPAKPALSLAGIVASALQVMREEGLPRVTMRRLAQELDTGPASLYVYVANTAELHAAILDELLGELDLAADAAPGPWQDRLTGLLTRYTVLLFGHPGLAQSALVARPAGPHYLALVEAVLALLAEGGVPDERAAWGVDLLLQVATATAAEQSARDADPGSAQDLRAHVAALRGADPATHPRITALADRLFAGSPEQRLGWAFRAVIAGVAADA, encoded by the coding sequence ATGACGACCGGAGCACCCACACCCCCGCGCAGCCGCCGCGAGCGGCCCGCGAAGCCCGCCCTCAGTCTGGCCGGGATCGTCGCGAGCGCCCTGCAAGTGATGCGCGAGGAGGGCCTGCCACGGGTGACGATGCGTCGGCTGGCCCAGGAGCTGGACACCGGGCCGGCCTCGCTCTACGTCTACGTGGCCAACACCGCCGAGCTGCACGCCGCGATCCTGGACGAGTTGCTCGGCGAGCTGGACCTCGCCGCGGACGCCGCCCCCGGCCCCTGGCAGGACCGGCTCACCGGACTGCTCACCCGGTACACCGTGCTGCTCTTCGGGCACCCGGGCCTGGCGCAGTCGGCGCTGGTCGCCCGCCCCGCCGGGCCGCACTACCTGGCCCTGGTCGAGGCGGTGCTCGCGCTGCTCGCCGAGGGCGGGGTGCCGGACGAGCGCGCGGCCTGGGGCGTGGACCTGCTGCTTCAGGTCGCCACCGCGACCGCCGCCGAGCAGTCCGCCCGGGACGCCGACCCCGGTTCCGCGCAGGACCTGCGGGCCCACGTCGCCGCGCTGCGCGGGGCCGACCCCGCGACCCACCCCAGGATCACCGCGCTCGCCGACCGGCTGTTCGCCGGCAGCCCCGAGCAGCGGCTGGGCTGGGCCTTCCGGGCGGTGATCGCCGGGGTGGCGGCCGACGCCTGA
- a CDS encoding WD40 repeat domain-containing protein, whose amino-acid sequence MEHELTSERWQAAWVTGRVVDRRTREVRPGRGGLGPELAVLDGRLLLVEQEFHGRISVGEPGGSRPALGIEAGPDARVVTVLTAAGRALLLTGHQDRHSPDGPGDTSDQLRAWDLRSGEPVGEPLEVPKGRITTAAAAERDGRTLLVTGGWDGLVRVWDLADGQLVAPPVGGHAGWVVALAVAMVAGRQVVLSAGEDDREVLVRDLITGQPAGPALVGHTAPVQTLAAGGGVVATAGQDGTVRIWDPATGRQLGEPLTGAGGPATGSFHRVGALVLARSGGRELVAAGGAGRRVWVWDLATREPLAEPFAGHEQPVEQLALLDGAVAARGFDGSVRVWGFDGPRHEGSADPGLDGSVSALLVLADGPDRLAVAGTHHGSVHAWDVEHPPSGARRLPGHEGSVSALAGAELDGRPVLLTGGSDGVVRVTDPRTGESRALATGTDGVSALTTAEQDGRTLVLAGAADGLVRIWDLATGEPRAPLATGERRVLALAAAVADGRTVLLTGHSDHRARRWDLAARKPLGGPLEGHRRWVDRAATAVVDGRPVVVTGAGYDSWMRVWDLGAGRDLGLGLRGHLRRLGDLATTELGGRWVVVSGGDDRTLRLWDLATQEEDGEPLRLPYRVGALAPVPGRGVLVAFGEELALLTHRR is encoded by the coding sequence ATGGAGCACGAGCTGACGAGCGAGCGGTGGCAGGCCGCGTGGGTCACCGGCCGGGTGGTGGACCGGCGGACCCGGGAGGTTCGGCCGGGCCGCGGCGGCCTCGGACCCGAACTCGCGGTGCTGGACGGCCGCCTGCTGCTGGTCGAGCAGGAGTTCCACGGGCGGATCAGCGTCGGCGAGCCGGGCGGCAGCCGTCCGGCGCTCGGCATCGAGGCCGGGCCCGACGCCCGGGTGGTCACCGTGCTGACCGCGGCGGGCCGGGCGCTGCTGCTCACCGGCCACCAGGACCGGCACAGCCCCGACGGTCCCGGGGACACCAGTGACCAGCTGCGGGCCTGGGACCTGCGCTCCGGTGAGCCGGTCGGCGAGCCGCTGGAGGTGCCGAAGGGCCGGATCACCACGGCCGCGGCCGCCGAACGGGACGGCCGCACCCTGCTGGTGACGGGCGGGTGGGACGGCCTGGTCCGGGTCTGGGACCTGGCGGACGGGCAGCTGGTCGCGCCGCCGGTCGGCGGCCACGCGGGCTGGGTGGTCGCGCTCGCGGTGGCCATGGTGGCGGGTCGTCAGGTGGTGCTCAGCGCGGGGGAGGACGACCGGGAGGTGCTGGTCCGCGACCTGATCACCGGTCAGCCGGCCGGGCCCGCGCTGGTCGGGCACACCGCCCCGGTGCAGACGCTGGCCGCCGGCGGCGGGGTGGTGGCGACGGCGGGGCAGGACGGCACGGTGCGGATCTGGGACCCGGCGACCGGTCGGCAGCTCGGCGAGCCGCTCACCGGCGCCGGCGGCCCGGCCACCGGTTCGTTCCACCGGGTCGGCGCCCTGGTGCTGGCTCGCAGCGGTGGCCGCGAGCTGGTGGCGGCCGGCGGCGCGGGGCGGCGGGTGTGGGTCTGGGACCTGGCCACCCGCGAGCCCCTGGCCGAGCCGTTCGCCGGGCACGAGCAGCCCGTCGAGCAACTGGCGCTGCTGGACGGCGCGGTCGCGGCCCGTGGCTTCGACGGGTCGGTGCGGGTCTGGGGGTTCGACGGACCGCGCCACGAGGGATCGGCCGATCCGGGCCTGGACGGGTCCGTCTCGGCCCTGCTGGTCCTGGCGGACGGTCCGGACCGGCTGGCCGTGGCCGGCACCCACCACGGGTCGGTGCACGCCTGGGACGTCGAGCACCCGCCGAGCGGGGCGCGCCGGCTGCCCGGGCACGAGGGGTCCGTGTCCGCCCTGGCGGGCGCGGAGCTGGACGGGCGGCCGGTGCTGCTCACCGGCGGCTCGGACGGCGTGGTCCGGGTGACCGACCCGCGGACCGGCGAGAGCCGCGCCCTGGCGACCGGGACCGACGGGGTCAGCGCGCTGACCACGGCCGAGCAGGACGGGCGCACCCTGGTGCTGGCCGGGGCCGCGGACGGCCTGGTGCGGATCTGGGACCTGGCCACCGGCGAACCGCGGGCACCGCTGGCGACCGGCGAGCGCCGGGTGCTGGCGCTGGCGGCGGCCGTGGCGGACGGGCGCACCGTGCTGCTCACCGGGCACTCCGACCACCGGGCGCGGCGCTGGGACCTGGCCGCGCGCAAGCCGCTGGGCGGGCCGCTGGAGGGCCACCGGCGCTGGGTGGACCGCGCGGCGACGGCGGTGGTCGACGGGCGCCCGGTGGTGGTGACGGGCGCGGGGTACGACAGCTGGATGCGGGTCTGGGACCTGGGCGCCGGCCGCGACCTGGGCCTCGGCCTGCGCGGGCACCTGCGCCGGCTCGGCGACCTGGCCACCACGGAGCTGGGCGGCCGGTGGGTGGTGGTCTCCGGGGGCGACGACCGGACGCTGCGGCTCTGGGACCTGGCGACCCAGGAGGAGGACGGCGAGCCGCTGCGGCTGCCGTACCGGGTCGGGGCGCTGGCCCCGGTGCCGGGGCGCGGGGTGCTGGTGGCGTTCGGCGAGGAGCTGGCGCTGCTGACGCACCGGCGGTAG
- a CDS encoding GNAT family N-acetyltransferase, with translation MSVTLEVAPAGDAPGLLLRPWQAGDLPDLVAAYQDPGMRQWLFHRVADEADGRRWLAEQEAAWADGTRYAFAVLGESGGPIANMVLKDVADDRDTAEVGYWTSAAARGRGVAPRALAAVAEWAFGLPRRTPLTSLVLMHAVDNTASCRVAEKAGFALGEVLAPRPPDFPTEGHRHLRTA, from the coding sequence ATGTCCGTCACGCTGGAGGTGGCGCCGGCCGGGGACGCGCCGGGGCTGCTGCTGCGCCCTTGGCAGGCCGGCGACCTGCCCGACCTGGTCGCCGCGTACCAGGATCCGGGGATGCGCCAGTGGTTGTTCCACCGGGTCGCGGACGAGGCGGACGGGCGGCGGTGGCTGGCCGAGCAGGAGGCCGCGTGGGCGGACGGGACCAGGTACGCCTTCGCCGTGCTGGGGGAGTCCGGCGGGCCGATCGCGAACATGGTGCTGAAGGACGTCGCGGACGACCGGGACACCGCCGAGGTCGGGTACTGGACCAGCGCCGCCGCCCGTGGCCGGGGGGTGGCCCCGCGGGCGTTGGCCGCCGTCGCCGAGTGGGCCTTCGGGCTGCCCCGGCGGACGCCGCTGACCAGCCTGGTCCTGATGCACGCGGTGGACAACACCGCCTCCTGCCGGGTGGCCGAGAAGGCGGGGTTCGCGTTGGGCGAGGTGCTGGCGCCGCGGCCGCCGGACTTCCCGACCGAGGGCCACCGTCACCTGCGGACGGCGTGA
- a CDS encoding nucleotidyl transferase AbiEii/AbiGii toxin family protein gives MNPDWHSFGWTRGSVPRQPLSDTERADLGVPLTLRPVTDERAQQAPVFDPALQHLRYGYRAADPRFEEPELAAAWPSARRRALDLVLAAVADSRWVDHLVLRGSVLLRAWYGEAAREPGDLDFVVVPRDWMFDDLRSTEMLDGIAAAVERTAAEAGGPVRFEAAAAAVDDIWTYDRVPGVRMVLPWTAGELPGGTVQIDFVFTEPLPLPPEPIAIPSATGDRAAVLHAATPELSLAWKLMWLLTDDYPQGKDLYDAVLLAEHGPLRYRVLRDAFAAGGPEQALRPVLDDAVPGIGREVEWEDFQQEYPVITAGADEYVARLGAALAPTFAQEPAGLTEPGLRNWWLAGWLERYRAGFDAAGLAATLETMAQDRLELAAAVLIVRELLGRDRTSMEQARESVLADPAWLGWTGPKHRDPNAHHNKVLRGWEY, from the coding sequence ATGAACCCCGACTGGCACTCGTTCGGCTGGACCCGCGGCTCGGTCCCCCGCCAGCCGCTCTCGGACACCGAGCGCGCGGACCTCGGCGTCCCGCTGACGCTCCGTCCGGTCACGGACGAGCGGGCGCAGCAGGCACCCGTCTTCGACCCGGCCCTGCAGCACCTGCGCTACGGCTACCGCGCCGCCGATCCGCGGTTCGAGGAGCCCGAGTTGGCCGCCGCCTGGCCGTCGGCCCGGCGCCGCGCGCTGGACCTGGTGCTGGCCGCCGTCGCCGACTCCCGCTGGGTGGACCACCTGGTGCTGCGCGGCAGCGTGCTGCTGCGCGCCTGGTACGGCGAGGCGGCCCGCGAGCCGGGCGACCTGGACTTCGTGGTGGTCCCCCGGGACTGGATGTTCGACGACCTGCGCAGCACCGAGATGCTGGACGGGATAGCGGCGGCCGTCGAGCGCACCGCGGCCGAGGCCGGCGGGCCGGTGCGGTTCGAGGCCGCGGCCGCCGCGGTCGACGACATCTGGACCTACGACCGGGTGCCCGGCGTGCGCATGGTGCTGCCGTGGACGGCCGGCGAACTGCCGGGCGGCACCGTGCAGATCGACTTCGTCTTCACCGAGCCGCTGCCGCTCCCGCCCGAGCCGATCGCGATCCCGTCCGCCACCGGCGACCGGGCCGCCGTGCTGCACGCCGCCACCCCCGAGCTCTCGCTGGCCTGGAAGCTCATGTGGCTGCTCACCGACGACTACCCGCAGGGCAAGGACCTCTACGACGCCGTGCTGCTCGCCGAGCACGGCCCGCTGCGCTACCGGGTGCTGCGGGACGCCTTCGCCGCCGGCGGCCCCGAGCAGGCGCTCCGCCCGGTGCTCGACGACGCCGTCCCGGGGATCGGGCGCGAGGTCGAGTGGGAGGACTTCCAGCAGGAGTACCCGGTGATCACCGCCGGCGCGGACGAGTACGTCGCGCGGCTGGGCGCCGCGCTGGCGCCGACCTTCGCGCAGGAGCCCGCCGGGCTGACCGAACCGGGGCTGCGCAACTGGTGGCTCGCCGGCTGGCTGGAGCGCTACCGCGCGGGCTTCGACGCCGCGGGGCTCGCCGCCACCCTGGAGACCATGGCGCAGGACCGACTGGAGCTGGCGGCGGCCGTGCTGATCGTGCGTGAGCTGCTCGGCCGGGACCGGACCAGCATGGAGCAGGCGCGCGAGAGCGTGCTCGCCGACCCCGCCTGGCTCGGCTGGACCGGGCCGAAGCACCGGGATCCGAACGCGCACCACAACAAGGTGCTGCGCGGCTGGGAGTACTGA
- a CDS encoding Smr/MutS family protein, whose protein sequence is MNKQPLRSLDLHPIFRNNRDIELAMRQFLFAAARSGDPVAEIIPGKGSGQLLRRVLAFLDQKHIRKLYVRHEQDPHNPGRVLVHFR, encoded by the coding sequence GTGAACAAACAGCCGCTGCGCAGCCTCGACCTGCACCCGATCTTCCGCAACAACCGGGACATCGAACTCGCGATGCGTCAGTTCCTGTTCGCCGCGGCCCGGTCCGGCGACCCGGTGGCCGAGATCATCCCCGGCAAGGGCTCCGGCCAGCTGCTGCGCCGGGTGCTGGCCTTCCTGGACCAGAAGCACATCCGCAAGCTCTACGTCCGCCACGAGCAGGACCCGCACAACCCGGGCCGGGTCCTGGTGCACTTCCGCTGA
- a CDS encoding FAD-dependent oxidoreductase has protein sequence MTTHHPIAIIGAGLGGLTLARVLHTRGIPAAVFDLDASRDARTQGGMLDIHHDTGQQALRAAGLHHEFAALVHPGGQAMRLVAADGTVRLDEPDDGTGGRPEVDRGQLRDLLLDALPAGTVHWGSKVLGARPLGSRPLGDGRHEIAFADGTTRTTDLLVGADGAWSRIRPLLSAELPAYTGISFVETDLRRPGAATALVGDGFFIALAAGRGILAHRESDGSVHAYTALTADQDWLGSIDFADTAGAKAAVLAHFEDWHPALRALVGEAEGALTPRHIFALPVGHRWPRVPGVTLLGDAAHLMSPFAGEGANLAMIDGADLGRAIADHPGDPEAALAAYEALLFPRAEAGAAESAANTALMFGPDGLERLAAQFGDPAQFATSAE, from the coding sequence ATGACCACACACCACCCCATCGCGATCATCGGCGCCGGCCTCGGCGGGCTCACCCTGGCCCGGGTGCTGCACACCCGGGGCATCCCGGCCGCCGTCTTCGACCTCGACGCCTCCCGGGACGCCCGCACCCAGGGCGGCATGCTCGACATCCACCACGACACCGGGCAGCAGGCGCTGCGCGCGGCCGGACTGCACCACGAGTTCGCCGCCCTGGTCCACCCCGGCGGGCAGGCCATGCGCCTGGTGGCCGCCGACGGCACCGTGCGCCTGGACGAGCCCGACGACGGCACCGGCGGCCGCCCCGAGGTGGACCGCGGGCAGCTGCGCGACCTGCTGCTCGACGCGCTCCCGGCCGGCACCGTGCACTGGGGGAGCAAGGTGCTGGGCGCCCGCCCACTGGGTTCCCGCCCGCTGGGTGACGGCCGCCACGAGATCGCCTTCGCCGACGGGACCACCCGCACCACCGACCTGCTGGTCGGCGCGGACGGCGCCTGGTCCCGGATCCGTCCGCTGCTCTCCGCCGAGCTCCCGGCCTACACCGGCATCTCCTTCGTCGAGACCGACCTGCGCCGCCCCGGCGCCGCCACCGCGCTGGTCGGCGACGGCTTCTTCATCGCCCTGGCGGCCGGCCGGGGCATCCTGGCCCACCGCGAGAGCGACGGCAGTGTGCACGCGTACACCGCGCTGACGGCCGATCAGGACTGGCTCGGCTCGATCGACTTCGCCGACACCGCCGGGGCCAAGGCCGCCGTGCTGGCCCACTTCGAGGACTGGCACCCGGCCCTGCGGGCCCTGGTCGGCGAGGCCGAGGGCGCGCTGACGCCGCGTCACATCTTCGCCCTGCCCGTCGGCCACCGCTGGCCCCGGGTGCCCGGGGTGACCCTGCTCGGCGATGCCGCCCACCTGATGTCCCCGTTCGCCGGGGAGGGCGCCAACCTGGCCATGATCGACGGGGCCGACCTCGGCCGGGCGATCGCCGACCACCCCGGCGACCCCGAGGCCGCGCTGGCCGCCTACGAGGCGCTGCTCTTCCCGCGCGCCGAGGCGGGCGCGGCCGAGTCGGCGGCGAACACGGCGCTGATGTTCGGCCCGGACGGCCTGGAGCGGCTGGCCGCGCAGTTCGGCGACCCAGCGCAGTTCGCCACCTCGGCGGAGTGA
- a CDS encoding helix-turn-helix domain-containing protein: MPLPQRPTVALAVTDGMLHFELALACEVFGNELTGVPGGWYELTLCGPGPVRVGAFQLAPTAGLDRLARADTVIVPGWADVDRPAPAELVEAVRAAHRAGARIVSLCTGAFVLAAAGLLDGRRATTHWAHTQVLAERHPRVTVDPDVLYVDNGSVLTSAGKAAAMDLCLHLVRLDHGSAVANRLARRLVVPPHRDGGQAQFVTTPVPAPGNHPLADLLPWVMERLDQPLTVEDLARRANLSSRHLGRHFRSVTGTSPLQWLLTQRIRHAQELLETTDDSVDAIAGATGMGTSTTLRRHFNRTVGVPPDAYRRTFRSRKHAGMRE, from the coding sequence ATGCCACTTCCGCAGCGGCCGACCGTCGCACTCGCCGTCACCGACGGCATGCTGCACTTCGAACTCGCCCTGGCCTGCGAGGTCTTCGGCAACGAGCTGACCGGCGTGCCGGGCGGCTGGTACGAACTGACGCTCTGTGGGCCCGGACCGGTCCGGGTGGGCGCCTTCCAGCTCGCCCCCACGGCCGGGCTCGACCGACTCGCCCGGGCCGACACGGTGATCGTGCCCGGCTGGGCCGATGTCGACCGCCCCGCGCCCGCCGAGCTGGTCGAGGCGGTGCGCGCCGCCCACCGGGCCGGCGCCCGGATCGTCTCGCTCTGCACCGGCGCCTTCGTGCTGGCCGCCGCCGGCCTGCTGGACGGGCGGCGGGCCACCACCCACTGGGCGCACACCCAGGTGCTGGCCGAGCGCCACCCGCGGGTCACGGTCGACCCGGACGTGCTCTACGTCGACAACGGCAGCGTGCTCACCTCGGCCGGCAAGGCCGCCGCGATGGACCTGTGCCTGCACCTGGTCCGGCTGGACCACGGCTCCGCGGTGGCCAACCGGCTGGCCCGCCGGCTGGTCGTGCCGCCGCACCGGGACGGCGGCCAGGCCCAGTTCGTCACCACCCCGGTGCCGGCGCCCGGCAACCACCCGCTCGCCGACCTGCTGCCCTGGGTGATGGAGCGGCTGGACCAGCCGCTGACCGTGGAGGACCTGGCCCGCCGGGCCAACCTGAGCTCGCGTCACCTGGGCCGCCACTTCCGCTCGGTGACCGGCACCAGCCCGCTCCAGTGGCTGCTCACCCAGCGGATCCGGCACGCCCAGGAGCTGCTGGAGACCACCGACGACAGCGTGGACGCCATCGCCGGCGCCACCGGCATGGGCACCTCGACCACCCTGCGCCGCCACTTCAACCGCACCGTCGGCGTGCCGCCGGACGCGTACCGCCGCACCTTCCGTTCACGCAAGCACGCTGGGATGCGGGAGTGA
- a CDS encoding flagellar hook-length control protein, translated as MSRSTAKLLAGAASLALAGALAAVTTPALAAPATPTALRPAAATHAGMTWTVAAQQANGPVHVSHDATTNAYQGDTPATAVLPLLCLTVTGAGTPAGVTPDFYDGWAEGVVALSTPVSGTSLTSQATADALCAQQFGPGSREAEFHDGHYGTNLAATGGWSFWAYGNVPTGTRFWVAINDQAANPWN; from the coding sequence ATGTCCCGATCCACCGCGAAACTGCTCGCCGGCGCGGCATCCCTCGCACTTGCCGGCGCCTTGGCCGCCGTCACCACCCCGGCCCTCGCCGCACCCGCCACCCCGACCGCCCTGCGGCCGGCGGCCGCCACCCACGCGGGCATGACCTGGACGGTCGCCGCCCAGCAGGCCAACGGCCCGGTGCACGTGAGCCACGACGCCACCACCAACGCCTACCAGGGCGACACTCCCGCGACCGCCGTGCTCCCGCTGCTCTGCCTGACCGTCACCGGCGCCGGCACCCCGGCCGGCGTCACCCCGGACTTCTACGACGGCTGGGCGGAGGGCGTGGTGGCGCTGAGCACCCCCGTCTCCGGCACCAGCCTGACCAGCCAGGCCACCGCCGACGCGCTCTGCGCCCAGCAGTTCGGCCCCGGCAGCCGCGAGGCCGAGTTCCACGACGGCCACTACGGCACCAACCTGGCCGCCACCGGCGGCTGGTCGTTCTGGGCCTACGGCAACGTCCCGACCGGCACCCGGTTCTGGGTGGCCATCAACGACCAGGCCGCCAACCCCTGGAACTGA